The window TGgaagggagatttctttatctactccAGTTGCACAgggaaggagagcactgctaattaatattgtctggagacatgcagttaaagttccaaataaactAATCAATTTAGGAAAGCCATCAGCAAGATAGAAAAGACCTACATGTCTTTCtactagctacatacaggaaggggagagggagaaggaggaagtctctctctctccagttgagagaatgaaacctgagactatcagtctaacaatgGAGAATCAAAGAAACAACAATTGAAAAGCTAGTTGTgtttattgaatttttaaaaagcaagacagGGCTCAGTCTGCAAGCTCAAGTTAAATCTCAGAACTTAGAATTATAGAGTGTTAAGAGTTGGAAGAGGCCTAGTCTAACCTGCTGCTCAGTGCAGTAAagtgctacagcatctctgacagatggctgttCAGACACTGTTTGAAAATCTCCACCAAAGGGAAAGTCaccatggcactttccagattagacctaaAATGGGGTCAGGACCtatctccgaagtgtgcttccacactgccTGTGTTATGACACTGCAGTCCCGACACTGACCGCAGAGTGCCATTCATATGCCAGATTCCTTGTTGCAAATGTAATCACTGCGTTTTAGGGCTATGATGTTATTTACCCAGTGTAAGAAGGGGTTTTTCAGGTTGTTAcgttttcacgagactgctccccctgcaggtctTACATTTTgactgcgatttgcctgaacaaggcttttagctgcttttgagcgcctaatctggaaagtgcccatgaGACACTGTCCctccacaaacagcttgtgcagTTATGTAAGCTAAGCTGAAagtgcttccttgtaatttcagcatGTTGGTTCTAGGCCTGTCTTCTAGAGCAGTGATTGCCAACCAGGGGTACCTGAACCCCTAGATGTACTTTTAAGGCTTGTAAGGGGTACTGAGAGCCCTCCAACTCACTGACTAGTGATTAAGAGACAGCTCCCTTGCTCCTGATCAAAGGACTTGTTTTGGCTTCAAGCTGActccaggaagggagaagggttgGGCAGTGTCCCTACCTCATCTCCTTGTCTTAAATTACAATTCTGTTgattcctattaatttcaataagagtactcatgagtaacttaatatggatgtaagccagtgactgtaatAGTGTAACAGACTATAAAcagtttagattgtgaaccctttggggaaaggaaagcaacttttttttctgtgtgaaccactttgagaactttaatTGAAATCTTCTCCACACTTCCCTGTGGGATACCATTTTTCACGGACTGGAAGTGGGTGGGTTGAGAGCAATGCTCCAATCCTAACCCCAAAAGATCAATCCACCAAAATACTCTTGCTTGAACCCCCAGCTGCACCAGCTTGTAAAGCAGACCCTCTCTAAATCATGTCATACACCACCTCAACATCTAtaaaaacagcaaccaaatggCCTTTTCTACAAAGTGTCTTCCACACATCCATCTCTAACCACAGTATATGATACAAAGTACTGCACCCCCTACAAAAGCCACTCTGGAAGTGCATAAGTGACTGGTGCTTATCAAAATACAGCATCAGTCATTCATTCAACATCTGCTCCATGACTTTGCCAACACAAGTAGTCAGTGCAGCTGGTCTATAGGAGGAAGGGTCAAATAATGCCTGCCCAGGCTTACCAACAGGGATTACAACTGCACTTTTCCAGAATCTCAGCACCTTGCCTTATATCTGTATCATTATAAAGATACAACAGCACCTGCAGGGATTCCTGTGGCAAATGCcataacaggagaggagagctggtcttgtggtagcaagcatgacttgtccccttagctaagcagggtctgccctggttgcatatgaatgggagaactataagtgtgagtactataagatattcccctccggagatggaaccgctctgggaaaagcggaaggttccaagttccctccctggcttctccaagatagggctgagagagattcctgcctgcaaccttggagaagccgctgccagtctgtgtagacaatactgagcaagatggacctatggtctgactcggtatatggcagcttcctatgtcctatgtcccTATCTAATAACTCCATCATCACCTGGGGATGTATTTTTACAAAGATCGAGAACTTTATTCAATTCCCACAAGGAGAAATCTGtattaattacacacacaccccaccacataCCCAACCATTCAGGGATTCACCATCCATATCCTTAAATGCAGCATGAGCGGACTTAAAATTCTCAGTGATTCCCCACACAGTTACAGCATACTGGAGTCTAAGAACTCTTACACTAATCTAAGGGGTCACACATCACATTTGGCTCTGACACACAGCTGCCACAGATACAAATTCTGACATCATTAAGTGGAGGGGGGACATAGGGGCACACCTGAAATATCTGAATACTATCTCAGGGAACTCTGCCCCCTTGATCCAAAAAAGAGTTAGAAGGGCAGGATTCCCCACCCCATTTAAAAGGCAATCGCCTACAACCCTCTCCTCCCAGGAAACTTTCTGAATctcactctcagacattccaagCAGCACCCCCCATGACCACCCCTTTTTCTCCAACACAAATCGAGGAAACCGACACACTGCCCCCAAGGAAGAAAGCCGCAACAACTTCTCCACCTGTTCCTTGTTCTTCTATTCAACCATAATCTCCACCCTGCATCTGCCTCACACGCTTAATCTCCCCATCAGCTTCCTCAGCCACTCCGCCCAGCTTGAGTGAGTTTACATCCCCAGTTTTCGTATCTTTCCCTACTGCCTTAATCACCACAAGTAAACCTTGCTGTTATCTCCTCGCACTGGGCTCCTGCCCCCATCATCCACCGGACCAGTCTTAGACTTTTCCCGTCCAAGTTCCTTTCTCTCCCGCTAACCGCCTCCTCAGCTCCTTCCTCTGGCCACTTTCCGTTACTTTCCCCTAATGCTACCAGTCCTCCAATCTCCTCCACATCCATTTCATCCGCTTCCTCGCCAATCTTCCGGCGGTTCCCTCTTAAAGGGACCTTGCTCTAACACCCACTCACAAACCCTCTCCCCTTTCACCATCCACTCTGAAGGCAACCTTCCACCCGCTCCCGTATACTTGTACCGTGAAAGAGCGTGCGCAATAAATAGCTTAATACAACTATTAAGCCAATGACATTTTCAGAACTACGTGCGCATGCCTGGATTGTGCCAAAGCATTTATGACGTAACGAGCCGAAGGGCGGGGTAGCGGCAGCCTGGTTGCTATGCAACGGTGACCATAGCGGTTCTTGTAATCTCACGCACCAAACAAAATCCAGGTAAGAGTTTGGAAGCAAAAGAGTTGCAAAGAACAAATCAACAAGCCTTAGAAAAGAGGGACAGGGGATCCGCACTATCTCCCTTCTGCAACAAAATGTTTCTCATTGGCCCTTGGACACTGCCTAATGGCATaccctttattttaaaataaatgttaagtGCAGGGCCGGGGAGAGATTAAGTGATTTTTAAGAGACATATTTATCCGCTTCGTctatttaaaaccatttttctcTGCACAATTTTAGAAACTTTGTTTTGTTATATTAGACCCGCTTAACTTGCTGCTTGTGAAATGTTGAAGTTACAGACAATTCTTCCTGCTTGATCATCAGTGTTGTGGCAGTTGCATATTCCAACACCAATAGAAGCTAGCCCTATAAAAAGGTAAGACTTTGTATGTCCCGGTCTTTGGCACACATATGAGTCGACAACTGCTGTTTTCTACTGAACTTTTCAGAAGAGAAACTGTATGCATAGCCTCAGTTCCCATATTTGGAACTGTGGATAAGGTAATACTGACCTACCTTGGAGGGTTAAGGAGCAATGCATTAATATTTGTGAATATTTAATACCAGTTTGACAATCCTTTCATCCCTTTTGTATCCTCTTATCTGCTTTTCACATGTGCTGTTCTGCGTGGAGGAGTCTCTTGCTAGCAGCTCTCCCATATATGAATGGGTGCATTTGCCCTAAAGGGACACACTGTTAGTTTAGAAGTCCAACTGGATTAGttcctaattattattattattattattattattattattaataagaaaAGTTGCAGACTGAGAGGTATCTGTGGAAAATACAAATAATGCTCACCACAGAGTTATCTTTCAAAGCTCTGAAAGGAAATTTGCAGTGACAACAGATAAAGAAACCTGGTTCTTTCTCAGAAATGATTGCAAAAGGCTTTAACTTGGTAAGAATTAATTTATAATATAATATGTATAAACTAATTCAGTGCATAATATCAGTGCAGAGTTTGTTTAGAAGATGGAAACAGATGTAGAATACCTGAAGAGGTGCATAGGAAGATGCTTAGCTGAGGGACTTGCTGAGATGGCTGACTGTCAACCAGCAGACCCAATTGCTTTCCTGGCATACTGGATTTACGGCTACAAGAAGAGATTaaatgaagaagaagaggtgacacatcttttctttctttctttcttttttaagaagtAGCTGGGGAAAACCCAGCTACATGACTATGTTCTAAATTATATTTTTCCTAATTTGTCAGTGTTGTGTGTTTTtctagaggaagagagagagggccCAGCTGaaacaggaacaggaagaagCTGTCATGAAACTGGAGAGGATAGAAAAACTAAGAGAAGAAGGGCACTTGGTTGCCCAGAAATTTGCAGAACAGCAGAAGGTCTGAGTCTTTCAAAATTAAATTGAGACTGTTTTGTAAAATGGTGAGTCTTACAAAAGCCATATTCAGTGCAACAGTGGAATAGGTGAGGTGGTCTGTTGGAACTGTAGTGTAGGCAGAGTGCCAAAAATGGGTTAGTCTATTGGAGCCCATCAACTGCGCATTTTTAAATAGATGGTAAAATATGGTATTGggaattcattttcattaattaaTTTACAATTTATATTAAAAAGATCTTTTCAGAGCAACATCCAGAAAATTCTGTAGCAGAACTAACTGATACGTATGGAGCACCAAAGTTTTCTTTTGAAGAAAAAGATGTAAAAAGCTTAACAGTGAGTACCAATcctaacataaataaatattgtttgtaTTCTGCAGTCATATTTGTGATCTTGAATACTGCATAAGATCTTCCTTCTCTCcatctgtgattttttaaatgtggGAATTCCCAtactcttctgttctgctataGGTGTCTTTGTCCCATTTTCAGACCACTATTAGAGGTGTGCTTGAAACATGATTCAGCATCcgaatcgcagcacaatccctAACATTTGCCTACCTGGAACTTGTTCCTGTGCAAAAGGCCTGTTGGTGAAATGGAACAGGGATCTCCTTAAAATGCCAGGGAAATAACTTATGATATGCTTTTGCTTTCACTCAGATTTGCAGATTGAAATAGGTTTCTTGTACAGACTGCACAATACAGGCTGTTTCTTGTACAGGCTGCTTGAAACTGTTGTTTTTaatcttcctttccttttatgtctttcttttcctttttatttatggGTTTACCctcctttttagattttgagcacACACCCATCTGTGCAACAGCTACATTGATCTCTGGAGTGGGATTCTAAGAATTCTGCTGTCAGCAGCCTAGTGCTTGAGCTACTTTGCACTGCAGTTACTAACAACTGTGGAAGGAGACCATTGTATTTGAAAAACATTGGCGACATCTAGTGCTGTGGGTTGTTACCTAAAGGCGTTCCCTAAAAGGACATCTGCATGGACAGATGCAAAATTCTGAATGTGGCTTTAGGCTATAATCCCACATCTATTGACTTGGAAGCAAATGTAATTAAAATTAATGGTTTGACTTCCAAATCAGTATGTGTGGGACTGTTGTTCCACTTACCATGTAACTTAATTTCATTGGACACAGTAGGtgagatccagactaagttagttattactaaatcccattgaaattaatgggccttagtcatgactaacttgtctcatttatttaaatGATGCTTAGTCATTAACAACTTAGTTTGGATCTTACACAGTGTACATATTATGCAGAagtaaaaattaaaattgtttttaatactAACTGGTCCCTTTTTAGCAAATTATCTGGGTAATTTGTACGTAACTAACATTGCCAGTATTTAATGTTCCCAAATGTATACATCTCTAGACAACTGCAATGTCTAAAAAAGGGATTTTCATGTTGATGTGTGTGCTCATGTGCCTGAAACTCATTTCCATTAATCGAAGGGGATTAAAGAGAAAGAAGTTATTGTTCCAGAAGAAAATGAAATTACTGAGTCAAAGGAAAAGGCATTAGAAAATGCACTGGATCAAGAtgacttaaattttaaaaagagtgaATTGAATGAGATGCCTGTTGAGCTGCATACTACCATAACTTTCAAGAACATCCTGACTGAGACAATTGTGGATGAAGATGTGAATCAGATTCCCAAAGAGATTATGGGTGGCACAGGGGGAAACCAGCCAGAACGTAACAAAGGAACTGAGGATGAATATGATACACAAACCGAAGGCAACACTTCAGATGAGGAATACAAATCTGGTCAAGATCTGAATTCAGACTAATAGCATGATCCTacccatgtttactcagaagtaagtcccagagTTCAACAGAGTTTTGCCCAAGACAGTATACATAAGATTTCAACCTAAAACTattactaactaactaactaactaaatgctTATGAGTTGGGTTAGATTTTTCCTTTCTCAAACTTGCAGTGTTCTGGTGTAAATAATGCATTTATTTTCTCCTGATGGGGGATGGTACCCAGAGCTTCCAGTACTGTTGCACTGAATACACTGTCCGAAGCTAATACCTGCATTGGTAAAACATTGCTATTCTTCTTGTCCTGTTCCTGAACACTTGCATTTCTATACTCCCTCTGTTTCAAGgaattccattttattttattttaaagcttcTTTAAATGTAAAAGCTGGGCCAATGAACTCCTCACTAGCTACATGTaaattttgtctttttaaattgaTCAGTGAGTTCATACAAATAGATGGAAATGGATTAGTTTTGTGGCTTGTTCTCTATTTGTGACATATTGTACTATAGATTGGGTAGGTATATCTGTGGAACAAGAGTGGGGGGACTGATAGATGTTTGATTCTGCTGCTCAGAGGAGGTGGGGTTTATGTCTCCACTGATGAGGAAGAGGGGCTGACCACTGCAGGAACCTCTGGCAACTATTCTGATCCTTTGGTGCCTCCAATTCTGGAGGACTAGGCAGAGTTGGCCCAGTAGAAGCATATCTTGGGGGATCCAGTGCCCCCCACTTGGACCCCAGGCCCCATTTTAGGCCTCTCCAATCACCCCCGGGGCCCCATGAGCAATGGGTATGCTCAATGCAAACCAGCATCTAGGACCAGCAGAGAGCCTGTCTGGCTGTCCAAGGTCTTTCTCCCAATTGCTTTCTCCATTCAGGAGGTGGTGAAAGCAAGTTTAGGTGCAGACCATGGGTCAAGGCCAAGCTTTCTCCAGGAAGGGGAGAAGATTTCTGCTCTTATATAAACTCTTCACTTTTGtccaaattcctgctggtacaaCAACTGAACCTGTGAAGCTCCTTGAAACCCTCTTCCGCTCTGGTTCCTGACCCCAATCTTTCTCCAGTTCCAGTCTGTAGCCCTCCTCTCCTGTTTGTTGACTCACCTTCTTCTGCTCTCCCTTTTGCAGTTGTCCccagctcagcacctcagcataCTGTTGCAATGCCCATGGACATTGCAAGACAGGGCAATTCTCCTGCCTTTTCTTCTTTGGTGATCTGCCCTTGGAGGTGGCTTGCTACTGTTCCAGCCACAGATTTAGACACTTAAATAATTAgtagttggaaggaaccttgaaagtcttctaatccaacccttactcagtgcaggaaactgctttagcatccttgacagatggtCAACCAGTCTCTGTTCTGAAAAgaggatgggccatagctcagtggcagagcatctgtttggcatgcagaaagccccaggttcaatccctggtggcatctccacatagggctgtgaaagcctcctgcctgaaatcttggagaagctgctgcctgtcagtgtaaacagtattgtagatagaccaatggtctgacttggtataaggcagcttcctgtgtccctctgTTAAAGCAGATCCTACCATTGTGCAAAGCAGAGTATTGCACTGTCAAACAGCTTATAGTTGGAGAAATTCCTCCTaatatctagcctgaatctgcttccttgtaatttcaacccatttaGCACTCACGCTTAGGGTTAATTCCATTTTACTGGGCCATTTCTAAGCCTTTAATAGCAACCTGATTGGAATGTAACTTTTCTGACCATGATAGGTAAAAACATTTTCAGCGTAATTTCTCCATATTAGGCATAGGAGCAGTGCCAGCACATAGTTGATAACCCTACTCATACCAGCTgaacatacaaatcaagtgtatgCAGCCTGCATAATATAATCAATTTAAGATGCATCATGAGAGAAATATTATTGGTTTACTAAGCTCTGGTAAGTAGCTTAGCTTATAAAATATTgtagggtttttggtttttttaaaaaaacccaaaacaccaaCATAttcatcaattttaaaaaaaaaaccaaaaacccatgcattatttattttcctatatgTTATTACAATCTATTTGCATTGTAGCCTGTTGAAATTATTTTCATTAATCATGTTTACCTGGTTTTAGTATTTAACCAAAGTGTCccaccatacaaaatacaatctgTGGGGTAGGGGTGGGAGAGGGTTGTTTGAAAGCACTGCAGAAAATCAAATGTTCTTGGAGCTCCTTGTTCCATTTCCTTGTGGCCACTAGGCCCAAGATAATGGAGCAAGCAATTCTAAGAGCATTTGACTTTTCTCCCATGCCTCCAAACAAAAACATATTGCtcaaaagaagcagaagatctttctcacattcaaatttactatgattcaaatgtaCCATATACTGTTTAGACATTATTTAAATGAAAaacatttgaagttgaaatcctacatatTTCACACTGTTCTTTtgtttcccttttacaagcacattaataaaaaaatttattacatatatatataatttattgaACTTTCATATCactgtaatctatgcaaaataactttgcccagtcaatgatggGCCTCGCCTACTAGTAACTGGATATTTGTATGGTTGCAGTTGGGTTTTTCACAAATATCCCACAACTCTTCTTAAAGCTGTTGATACTCTGAGTCACTTCATATTTAACAGTAGCCCACATATGAACACTTCAGGAATGTGCAGGGCCACCACTGACCTTGCAGTCTAGCTGTGCTTATGTAAAACTACTGTATATATGAACTTCTACTTCTCATGTGCATGCTGTGTACATGGTCACCATGAACTTTGAAAATAGCCCCCAAAAAAGAGCCATTACAATCATGCAAATAATGGTGACTCCACATGGAGGTCTTGATTCATACAAATCGTGTCTGCATGCAGGCCTGGCAATGGGTGTGGCAGTGGCCTTGCCCTTTGCTGTTAAATATGAACTGTCTCTGCCAGGCTATTCTACGTTTTCAAATTTTCATATTTGTAGGAATGTCCTTTACATTTAAATTGTAAACTTCTTGGGTGAGGGacctgttcttttttcttttcttttgccttGCAAAGTAACATGTATCTGGTATTATATAAGAAATAGTACACCATTGTCAAGTTTTTGCTTTGCTCTCATGTTCTGCCCATTTCAAAAATGCTGTAGATCACAAGGAATTAAAAATAATGTGTTCAATTTAGAGTATGACATGTTCACAGCTGTAAGTACATTTTGTCCATGTGTGTGATAAATGTGTgtcaggttccccccaccccttgattTTGAAGCAAATAAAAACAAGTGTCTTTATCAAAGCATAAATACCAAAGGTTGCACTTTTACTTTACTTCTGTCATAATTTCAGAAATGTCTATTACAGTGTCATTATTAAGAAATGGAATTGAAAGTCTGTAGGCCTATGCATATGAATAGTGGAGTAGCCCTATTAAATACAGTGAGGATTGTTTCCAAATAAACATGGATAGGATGGGACCGCAATCCTGTATCTACTTACAGGAACCCTACTGTAGTCCTCCTACaatcaatcataggaacataggaagctgccttatactgagtcagaccattggtccttccagCTTAGTAtcgtctacaaagactggcaacagcttctccagggttataggcaggagtctccctcagccctgacttggatatgccagggagggaacttggaattttctgcatgcaagcatgctcttcccatagcgaccccatcccctaagcggatcTTCAAatatagcctcccattcaaatgcaaactagggcagaccctacttagcaaaggggaatattcatgcttactaccacaagaccagctctcctcatttcaGTAAGACTAAACTGGAGTTTAGTTCTTCTTTTTCTCAAATTGCTCTAATTTACCATAGTATTTAATAGTGGGGGAAAGGTGATGCAAATAACCCCTGATTTCAAGACTAGTAAACTTTAATTACAGTTCTGCAAAACTTTGCTTATCATCCTTAAAATGTTCACCATTGACTCCAGTGAGTCTAATACTGTACTGGCTTCATGGTTGTTCCATATATTTGTTTTTCCATTGTCAACCAGATGGTGTCGCCACAGCTCAGTAAACATCAAGCAAATGAGTCAGTCTGCTCTCTTATTCACTGTTAAATTAGAAAGCTAGACTGTAATATTTACAGAAGTGACTTAAAATATGTGAGATCAAATGGGCTTGTGCATACTGTAGAAATGAACCATTCATGCATGGCTTATTAATATTACAGTCTACATTGTAGACAACAAAGGCTTTGTTCTAGCCATGAAATATGCTCAGGAAGACTAGCTTCCTTTGGAGGGCTGTGGTAGAATCATGTTTTGaatgcagaaaatcccagcttcagtcactggcatctccagtgaaAAGTGTCTCAgctagcagggctgggaaagacagacCTCTGTCCAAGATCTTGCAGCTACGGCTGATTGACTTAGCTAGAtagtggtataaggcagctttgcagATCTGTCCTTGTCTCGATCCTGGTTACCAGCTTTTTTTGTGAAATGTGCTTTAAGTTGGTGAGAAGCTGTACAGGAAATGGGAACACTATAAACACAAGTGAGAAAACCAAGCTATTCCAATCCCAAAGATGAATACAAACATACTTGCTATGATCTGTGATGACTTGTATATGAG of the Hemicordylus capensis ecotype Gifberg chromosome 3, rHemCap1.1.pri, whole genome shotgun sequence genome contains:
- the LOC128350780 gene encoding DPY30 domain-containing protein 1-like, which translates into the protein METDVEYLKRCIGRCLAEGLAEMADCQPADPIAFLAYWIYGYKKRLNEEEERKRERAQLKQEQEEAVMKLERIEKLREEGHLVAQKFAEQQKIFSEQHPENSVAELTDTYGAPKFSFEEKDVKSLTGIKEKEVIVPEENEITESKEKALENALDQDDLNFKKSELNEMPVELHTTITFKNILTETIVDEDVNQIPKEIMGGTGGNQPERNKGTEDEYDTQTEGNTSDEEYKSGQDLNSD